GACCTCGCCTGTCAGGTACTTGCCAGGGACATCGCCAAACGGATCGAGGAGGAACTGCAGTACCCCGGACAGATCCGGATCACCGTCGTTCGCGAGATCCGGGCTACCGAATACGCGAAGTAAGCCCTTTCGCTCCCGCGGGCGAATTGACGTCCGTTTGGTCGGGTTAGTTTGATTTCCCTCGCCAATGGGTCTTGAATCGAGCCGACGATTCAATGGCCGATGGAGCCGGCACCTGCCGGTCGAGCATATGGATCTATTGAGGGTGTCGGCCTGGTCCAACCCGAAGTCGGTTGCCGGAGCCATCGCGGGAGTCCTTCGGGAGCGCGGTGAGGTCGACGTCCAGATCATCGGGGCCGCGGCGTTGAACCAAGCCGTCAAAGCGATCGCCATCGCACGGTCCTATGTGGCCGGCGAGGGCATCGACCCGATCTGCATCCCCGGTTTCCAGGACATCGAGATCAACGGCGAAGGCCGGACGGCCATCCGGATCCGGGTCGAGGACCGCGCTGGGGGCCCGCACCCGAAACCGGTCCTGGTCACCGCGGAAGCCACGGAACCCGGCGACCCGGCACCGGAGACGGCCGAGGACACCGACCCTCCTCTATGATTCTCGCCGTTCGCCGCACGAGGAGAGCCCGATGCCCAAGACCTCGCTGCAGTTGCTCGGTTCCGTCGGCTTGTTCGAAGGCCTGTCGCAGAAAGAGCTGACCCAGGTCCACAGGCAGGCCCGCGAGGGCGAGTTCTCGGTGGGCGACGTGATCGTCACCGAAGGGGAAACGGGGGTCGGCTTCCATCTCATCCTGAGTGGCAGGGCCAAGGTTCTCGCGGGGAAGCGAACGATCGCCACCCTCGGCCCGGGCGACTTCTTCGGCGAGCTGTCCTTGATCGACCGAGGGCCGCGCACCGCGACGGTTGTGGCGAACACACCCCTCAAGACGCTCTCGCTCGTATCGTGGGAGTTCCTTCCGATGCTGGATCGCAACCCGACGATCGCGCGAAAGCTGCTGGTCGCGATATGCGGCCGGCTGCGCAACGAGCGCAGATCGCATACGCACTGACGCTTTCACTCGCGAACGATTCGGTTCCTCAGCACGCCGATGCCTTCGATCTCGAGCTCGACGACGTCGCCGGGCTGAACCCAGCGGTCCAGATCCAAGCCGCATCCACCGAACGGCGTTCCCGAGCCGTAGACGTCGGCCGGCCAGACGGACTCGTCGCGTGAGACGTGGGCGATCATCTTCGGGAACGTCCAGTGCATGTCCGCCGTCGACGCCCGGCACCACACCTCGCCGTTGACGCGCGCGATCATCCGGTGCGCCGACCGGGGGTCGAACTCGTCCGCGGTGACGATGCACGGGCCGAGCGAGGTCGCGAAGTCCTTGGACTTCGACGGCCCGAGTCGCATCGCCATCTCAGCCCGCTGAACGTCGCGGGCGGACCAGTCGTTCATGATCGTGTAGCCGAAGATCACGCGCCCGGCCTCGTCTTCCGCCAGGTCCTTCTCGAGCGATCCGAGGACGCACGCCAGCTCGAGCTCGAAGTCGAGCCGTTCGCTGAACGACGGCCAACGGACGTCGGCGTCGGGGCCGACGATCGACCGGTGATTGCCCTTGTAGTAGACGGGCGAGGAGTACCACGCCGGGTTGAGCTCCTCGTTCCGACGCCGAGCCCCGCCTTTGGCGTGGTCCTCGAAAGCGAGGAAATCGCGGAGGCTCGCCGGCCGCAGCGGCGCGAGGAGGCGCCCGAGCGGCTGGTCCTTCCCTTCGACCGATCGGACACGCGCTGCGTCCCAGGATCCCGGCCCCGCCTCGATCAGGGCCTCGACGGTGGGTGCGAGCGTTGAGAGGTCGACCACGCGGCTCTCCTCGATAGAGCCGACGAGGGCCCCGGGCCGTGGGCCGTCCGGGCCGAGGAACGTGACGATCCGCACGCGTCGCATCGTAACCGCAGCCCGGTACGATGAAGACGATGCCCACCTATTTCATCCGCACGTTCGGCTGCCAGATGAACGAGCACGACTCCGAGCGCATCGCCGGTCTGCTCGAGTCGGAGGGCTACACGCGCGCCCCGGAACCCGAAGCGGCGGACCTCGTCGTCCTCAACACCTGCGCGATCCGCGAGAACGCCGACGAGCGCCTGTACGGCACGCTCGGGCACCTCAAGGCCGCCAAGCGCCGCCGTCCGGAGCTGCGCATCGCGGTCGGCGGCTGCGGAGTCCAGAAGGACAAGCGAACCGTGCTCGAGCGGGCTCCGTGGGTGGACGTCGCATTCGGCACGTTCGCCGTGGGCGAGCTTCCGGCCCTGCTCGATCGGCGCGAGCGCACGGGGGTTCCGGCGTTCGAGTTCCGCGAGCACACCGAGGTTTTCCCGAGCGCGCTGCCTTCGCGGCGCGAGCAACCGTTCCACGGATGGGTGTCGGTGAGCGTCGGCTGCGACAACGCCTGCACGTTCTGCATCGTGCCGCTGGTTCGCGGCCCGCAAGTCAGCCGGCGCATGGACGACGTGCTCTCCGAGGTCCGCCGCCTCGCAGGCGACGGCGTGGTCGAGGTGACGTTGCTCGGCCAGAACGTGAACACCTACGGGCGCGACCTTGGGGGCCGACCGCTGTTCGCCGACCTGCTGCGCTCGCTCGACGAGATCGATGGACTCCGCCGCGTGCGATTCACCAGCCCCCACCCGCACGACTTCACGCCCGACGTGATCGACGCGATGGCGTCGAGCAGCGTGGTCTGCGAACACATCCACTTCCCGCTGCAGTCGGGATCGGACCGTGTGCTCGCGCGGATGCGGCGCTCCTACCGCATCGAGCGGTACCTCGGCTGGCTCGAGAAGATCCGCGCCGCCGTCCCGGACGTGGCGGTATCCACCGACATCATCGTCGGCTTCCCCGGCGAGACCGAGGAAGATTTCGCGGACACGCTTCGCGCGGTCGAGCGGGCCCGCTTCGACTCCGCGTACACGTTCCGGTACTCGAAGCGCGACGGCACCATGGCGGCGGGCTTCTCCGACGAGGTCGCGGCGGATGTGATGCAGGAACGGTTCGAGCGTCTCGTCGCCGCGACCGAGCGGCTGTCGCTCGAGCGCAACCGTGAGCAGACCGGCCGGCGCTTCGAGCTCCTGATCGAGGAGCCGGGCTCTCGCAAGGATCCCTCACGGGCGACGGCGCGGACCCGTACCAACAAGATCGTGCACGTCCCGGCGGACGGCCTCGTGGCAGGGATGTTCGTCGACGCGCTCGTCACCGGAGCGCATCCGCATCATCTGGACGGCGTCCTCGCGTGACGGGCACCCCGGCCGCCGAAGCCCCCCGGCCCACCGAACCGCGAACGGACCGCCCGGCCCGGCCGCCGGTCGTGCTCGCGCTCGTCGGCGCGACCGGCACGGGGAAGACCGGCGTGTCGCTCGCCGTCGCGCCGGTGCTCAGAGCCGAGATCGTGAGCGTCGACTCGATGCAGATCTACCGCGGCATGGACGTCGGTACCGCGAAGCCGACGGTCGAGGAGCGCCATCGCGTCCCCCACCACATGATCGACATCGCCGACCCCGGGATGCGGTTCTCGGTCGCAGCGTTCCAGGGCTCGGCGCGCGCGGCTGCCGACGCGATCCTTGCCCGCGGACGGACGCCGCTGCTGGTGGGCGGCAGCGGCCTCTACTACAGAGCCGTCGTCGACGACCTCGAGTTCCCGCCGACGGACCCGGCCGTCCGCAGCGCGATCGCGCGAGGCGACCCCGCCGACCTCGTCGCTCGCCTGCGCGCCGACGACCCCGACGCGGCCGAACGGATCGATCCGGCGAACGTGCGCCGCGTCGTCCGGGCGCTCGAGGTGATGGAGCTCACGTCGAAACGATTCAGCGATTTCCGAACCGCGTGGGATCGGTACGAAAGCCGCTACGACCTGATCGCCGCGGGGATGCGGGTGCCGTCGGATGAGCTGGACGTGCGGGTCGCCCTGCGGGTCGACCGGATGCTCGAGGCCGGGCTGGTCGACGAAGTGCGCGGCTTGCTCGACCGCGGCTTCCGGTCCTCGCTGACCGCGGCGAGGGCGATCGCCTATCCCGAGATCGTCGCGCATCTCGACGGCACGATCAGCATCGAGGAGGCTCGCGAGCAGATCGTGCGCAACACGCGCCGCTACGCCCGGCGACAGATGTCCTGGTTCCGCTCCGACCCGAGGATACGCTGGTTCGAGGCCGCCGATACCGAACGCGCCACGGAGCAAATCCGGGCATACTACGAGCACGAGATCGCGAGAAGGATGGTGGGAGCCTAGGTGCAGTTCGTGAAATCGCACGGCGCGGGCAACGACTTCGTGCTGGTCGAAGACCTCGACGACCGGCTCGGCATCCTGCCTTCCTCGCTCGTCGCGGCGATCTGCGACCGTCACAAAGGCGTCGGCGGCGACGGGCTCATCCGGATCGTTCGCGCGACCGGCGCGGACTTCTTCATGGACTACTACAACGCCGACGGCGAGGTGGCGGAGATGTGCGGCAACGGCGTCCGCTGCCTCGGCAAGTACGTCGCCGACCGGGGGATCACGACCGCGGACTCGCTTCGTGTGGACACACGCGCCGGCGTGAAGCGGCTCGAGCTCTACCGCGACGACGACGGGCTCGTCGACCGGGTTCGCGTCGACATGGGTGCGCCGATCCTCGCGGCTGCGGACATCCCCGTCGATGCCCCGGGCGACCCGTTGCACGTCCCGGTCACGGCCGAGGGGGTCGGGTACGAGGCGGCGTGCGTCTCGATGGGCAACCCGCACGCCGTCGTCTTCGTCCCGTCGCTCGACGCGATCCCGGTCGAGCGCCACGGCCCGGCGATCGAGACCTCGAGGCCGTTCCCCGCCAAGACCAACGTCGAATTCACCGAGGTGATCTCTCCCGACGAGGTGCGCGTGCGCGTGTGGGAACGTGGTGTCGGCGAGACCCAGGCCTGCGGCACCGGCGCGTGCGCCGTGGCCGTGGCGGCGAGCCTCCGAGGGCTCACCGGCAGGCACGTGACCGTGCGGATGCCGGG
The genomic region above belongs to Actinomycetota bacterium and contains:
- a CDS encoding cyclic nucleotide-binding domain-containing protein, which translates into the protein MPKTSLQLLGSVGLFEGLSQKELTQVHRQAREGEFSVGDVIVTEGETGVGFHLILSGRAKVLAGKRTIATLGPGDFFGELSLIDRGPRTATVVANTPLKTLSLVSWEFLPMLDRNPTIARKLLVAICGRLRNERRSHTH
- a CDS encoding fumarylacetoacetate hydrolase family protein codes for the protein MRIVTFLGPDGPRPGALVGSIEESRVVDLSTLAPTVEALIEAGPGSWDAARVRSVEGKDQPLGRLLAPLRPASLRDFLAFEDHAKGGARRRNEELNPAWYSSPVYYKGNHRSIVGPDADVRWPSFSERLDFELELACVLGSLEKDLAEDEAGRVIFGYTIMNDWSARDVQRAEMAMRLGPSKSKDFATSLGPCIVTADEFDPRSAHRMIARVNGEVWCRASTADMHWTFPKMIAHVSRDESVWPADVYGSGTPFGGCGLDLDRWVQPGDVVELEIEGIGVLRNRIVRE
- the miaB gene encoding tRNA (N6-isopentenyl adenosine(37)-C2)-methylthiotransferase MiaB, giving the protein MPTYFIRTFGCQMNEHDSERIAGLLESEGYTRAPEPEAADLVVLNTCAIRENADERLYGTLGHLKAAKRRRPELRIAVGGCGVQKDKRTVLERAPWVDVAFGTFAVGELPALLDRRERTGVPAFEFREHTEVFPSALPSRREQPFHGWVSVSVGCDNACTFCIVPLVRGPQVSRRMDDVLSEVRRLAGDGVVEVTLLGQNVNTYGRDLGGRPLFADLLRSLDEIDGLRRVRFTSPHPHDFTPDVIDAMASSSVVCEHIHFPLQSGSDRVLARMRRSYRIERYLGWLEKIRAAVPDVAVSTDIIVGFPGETEEDFADTLRAVERARFDSAYTFRYSKRDGTMAAGFSDEVAADVMQERFERLVAATERLSLERNREQTGRRFELLIEEPGSRKDPSRATARTRTNKIVHVPADGLVAGMFVDALVTGAHPHHLDGVLA
- the miaA gene encoding tRNA (adenosine(37)-N6)-dimethylallyltransferase MiaA — protein: MTGTPAAEAPRPTEPRTDRPARPPVVLALVGATGTGKTGVSLAVAPVLRAEIVSVDSMQIYRGMDVGTAKPTVEERHRVPHHMIDIADPGMRFSVAAFQGSARAAADAILARGRTPLLVGGSGLYYRAVVDDLEFPPTDPAVRSAIARGDPADLVARLRADDPDAAERIDPANVRRVVRALEVMELTSKRFSDFRTAWDRYESRYDLIAAGMRVPSDELDVRVALRVDRMLEAGLVDEVRGLLDRGFRSSLTAARAIAYPEIVAHLDGTISIEEAREQIVRNTRRYARRQMSWFRSDPRIRWFEAADTERATEQIRAYYEHEIARRMVGA
- the dapF gene encoding diaminopimelate epimerase, whose amino-acid sequence is MQFVKSHGAGNDFVLVEDLDDRLGILPSSLVAAICDRHKGVGGDGLIRIVRATGADFFMDYYNADGEVAEMCGNGVRCLGKYVADRGITTADSLRVDTRAGVKRLELYRDDDGLVDRVRVDMGAPILAAADIPVDAPGDPLHVPVTAEGVGYEAACVSMGNPHAVVFVPSLDAIPVERHGPAIETSRPFPAKTNVEFTEVISPDEVRVRVWERGVGETQACGTGACAVAVAASLRGLTGRHVTVRMPGGPLEIEWTDETVLMTGPVVEVFSGELAPRFERAMPTAAGSSSGKGVA